The following are encoded together in the Ranitomeya imitator isolate aRanImi1 chromosome 4, aRanImi1.pri, whole genome shotgun sequence genome:
- the IL17B gene encoding interleukin-17B, whose protein sequence is MLGSNTLIIFYASSLLFAHALSSDTSKPLKTRKKGQTKGKQNPSQDKGHGKTSPDPVLGVNSFAPSPIYSLVEEYEQSLIEMVHQLRNGSESSGGKCEVNLRLWLSNRRSLSPWAYSINHDESRIPVDIPEARCLCSGCINPFTMQEDLSMSSIPIHSKIPVRRRFCEHSLAGLRGKRRKKCQKEYTTVMENIAVGCTCIF, encoded by the exons ATGCTTGGCTCAAACACACTG ATAATTTTCTATGCCAGTTCTCTCCTCTTCGCGCATGCCCTCAGTTCAGACACATCGAAACCTTTGAAAACAAGAAAAAAGGGTCAAACTAAAGGAAAGCAGAACCCCAGTCAGGACAAAGGCCACGGAAAGACTTCTCCAGACCCCGTGCTGGGTGTAAATTCTTTTGCTCCTTCACCGATTTATAGTTTAGTGGAAGAATATGAACAAAGTTTAATAGAAATGGTACACCAGCTGCGAAATGGCTCCGAATCTTCTGGCGGAAAATGTGAAGTTAACCTAAGGCTTTGGCTTTCTAATAGGAGAAGCTTATCACCCTGGGCTTACAG TATAAACCATGATGAAAGCCGCATCCCAGTCGACATACCAGAAGCTCGATGCTTGTGCTCTGGCTGCATCAACCCTTTTACTATGCAGGAGGACCTGAGCATGTCCAGTATTCCCATCCACAGCAAAATACCAGTACGTAGGCGATTTTGTGAGCACAGTTTGGCTGGACTACGGGGAAAGAGAAGAAAGAAGTGTCAAAAAGAATACACTACAGTCATGGAGAACATAGCTGTAGGATGTACCTGTATCTTCTGA